GAATACTTTCCATTCTGGCTTCTTTCATCCCTGCGACTTCCTCTAATTCTGTATTTCAGTCGTGTATCAGCAAGAGGTCAAGGACGGTAAGACACCTCTGACTCCGACAGCCACTGCTACTATGTTTACACTGAGCACTCCCACTGACATCCTGGTCTTGTTGTCTGTTCCGAGGGGATGGGTCTTCTTTAAAACCAGCTTGAGTACCAACTAAATCAGGGGTATTTCACCACAGCGGGTCCAATTTAAGCTATTTATTAGGGTCttgacatttgaaatgtttgacAACCCCACCTGAACGGATGCAGCATACACCCTTCGCCCCCATGACTCAGGATATCAGACATTCCCAAGACAATAAACGTTTCAGGACATTTAGTTAtctcgtacacacacatgagattATTACACATTAGAGATAcaacatataaaaaaagatctgcATACCTGATCTCGTATCAAAGGTAACCACAAACACGGACACGATCTGGTCCTTTTCCTCCCACTGATCCCTCGCCGAGAGGCCGGGAAAGGGCACGTGTGTACGGAGGGGCTCTGTCCGCGGGCGGCCCGGGCTTCCGTCCCCAGCTGTTACACTCCTCGTCGGGCTGCGTGTGACGGTGGTGGCCGCGGTCCTCTTCGGTTTGTGCCGCCCGGCTGGCTGCGAACTTTTCTTCTCGTCCGCCGCTCCCGACGACGACGGCGGAAGCGGCAGCTGCTGCTGGGCCGACTGGTTCGAACCGGGCGCCGGGATCTCCTCCCAGTCCAGCAGCGGGGCTCGGTCCGACTGCTTCACCATGACGCTGCTGCCGCGGAGGACTCGGGaaggcagagaaaaaaaataacacacacaacttcctCCGTCCAGTTGAATCGAGTGCACTATCCGAGCAGCTGGAGCCGGATCATCATTCCTGCTGCTCGCTGGGTTGTTTTCTCTGGATTTGTAAGCGTGTCACATCCACTGATGGGCTGCTTCTCCTCCGCCTGTCTCACTGTTTTGATGACGTCGCTGACTTCCGCCCACGTGTTTTCATTACTATTTCATACAGTGACCTAATTTTGGTTATGAGCTATTCAATTTTTGGCCCATAATGCATTGCAAATTCATATTCGTGTGCCAGTTATATGGGCATTGAGCTGTAGCGTGCCTGTTCTATTCAAgcctattattatattacattacataatcCTTCACGatattttaatttgatctaATTCAATGTGAATTTTAAGTTTTTCCTGCAACGACATCATCCACATACATGGGCAGCCATACATGGTTCGTATAGTTCGATGTTCATAGTTGTACAGTAACGCCGCATTAAGTTGTCGACGCAATTAAAGTCAGGTGTGCGGTTTAGGAACAATTCAGCCAATCGGAGAGCGAGATCGTGTTGACCCGGCGGTGGAGTTTACttaaacaggaagtcatttACATACGAGGCGCGAAATTCAAGCGTGGTGCCAGTGAGGGGACAAGACTTGTTAGTGAGTATTCATGATGCACACACGTTGTTACTCAAACCTAAAGGACACACTGACGCGTGCGTGAGCTTTCACATCATCCTGAAAATAAGTTGAATGGGATTCTGTTCGTCAATTGAGTAATTAAAATAAGGTTTTTGGACTTGATTGATTATTTTATGGGACTTAAATGTTGTGTAAGTAGAAATGACCTTTTATCATAGTGGATAGATGTACGCCTAGTGTTTTAGAGATTGACTGATTGAATTTGCAACAGACatgttttgtttcctctcatcttcctAAAGAGACTTTAATAATCTAATGCAGAACATAAATCCCCAATTTAAAAATGGTAAAGTGGTATTTTTGCTCTCTAAAGGCAGGCAAATGTTGGATTGATCAGTTCAAGGGAAACTTCGGTCCCAAGTATGGCATCATTGTTTGGTGAGATCAGCCAGCAGCTGGACTTCACAAGctgtggagaggaggggagtAGCAGTGACAACAGCTCCGATGACTGCACCTTCAGGATCCACAGTCCCAGGATCCACAGTCCCAGGATCCACAGTCCCAGGATCCACAGTCCCAGCTCTGGGTGCAGGACGCCCAGGGGGCAAAACCACCGCAGTAGAAGCAACACTGTGTGTTCCCCTTTACAGTGCACTAGCCCTATACCTTACGCCTCTTGGAGTAAACTGAGGCTCTGTGACTCTCCCAGCACACCCAAGGTGGGGAGTAATTCAGCTTGATAGTCCTTTGTGTGCCCCTGTGGTTTAATTTCAGTGTGATGACTTGCATTTGTCTTCCCCCCCTGTAGAGCCTTCTATCGAAGTCGTCCCAGCCTTGCTCCAGCACTAAGACAGGCCGCCCTCAGCGGACCCTGTGTTTCGCCTCAGTTGCTGCTGCTAACCTCATCCAGGCACCGTTTGTCAATGTGAATCCTTTCACCCCGGACACCGTCCGCAGGAACAGCGAGCAGCAGTGGAATAACCGTTGTAGGagtgacaatgatgatgattatggaCGCAGGTATCTATGATCCACGCTTTTCTGTGGATCTGTAAGAGCCAATATGCGTCCAGACATTTTTACTTTCAGATGTGATGTGTGGAAAATTTAAGAGCCATTTTCTGACggcaaacattttaatgttgtcatCGGTTGGTAGATATCTCACACATCTGAGTTGCATTACTGagggtcaaataaaaaaaataattagaattatcaatctttattttttagctCTCTTACATACAGGCTTGACTTTTATCCCTTACTAATGCAGTTATGTTCAGAGTGTATAAAAAGTCTAAAAGCCTGTTTCATCTTTCAGGTTGAAACACAGCCTAACGTCATctgaagaggatgatgaagcCTTTCTCCCACCAAAGGTAAAACTATTTTTACCAGCGCTTTTCTGGTTGATGTCACCCTCCCTCTCAGATGCGTCTGATAGCATTTCATCATCAGGCTTTGTCATCTTCGTCTGCCCCCTCACTTCTTGTTTTGTTCAAAATGACATGCTGCCAATCCTACTTCTGGGATTTTCTCTAAGGAATCTTTTTCTCATGCAAGTGCTTACATATTTAGTGACACAAACAAGAAACCTGCTCAAGACTGAGCCTTATGACGCGTGTTCCTCTATTAGAAATGCATTTGATTTGACCACAAGGCCCTCCGTCTGTTTATCTGGCAGAGGCGAGCTGTCCAAGCCTTCATGCTGTCGCGCTATGAGAGTGAGTTCCTGGAGCTGGAGTGCATTGGTGTGGGCGAGTTTGGGGCAGTTTACAAGTGTGTGAAGAGGCTGGATGGTTGCTTGTACGCCATAAAACGCTCTCGCCGTCCCCTGGCAGGCTCAACCAATGAGTGAGTTAGTACATGTCGCTCTGTGCCAGAGACGGAAGAGtccacttttttaaaatgttgttccCAACTTGATCCACATTTATCTGACTATTTTTCATGCCCACTCAGGCAGCTGGCCCTAAAGGAAGTGTATGCGCATGCTGTTCTTGGGCACCACCCACATGTTGTTCGCTATTATTCAGCATGGGCAGAGGACGATCACATGATTATTCAGAATGAATACTGTGACGGTAGGTTTCTCCTTGCTACCAAAATCACACGGTTTAGGTcaacttaaattaaattgaattctaaatatattttcgGGGAACTTTATTGAACTCTGTGGTTTTGATACCATCTGTCTGGGTGCCAGGTGGAAGCCTCAGTGATGTCATTGTGATGAAGAAGGTCCAGGACGAGCTATTTTCAGAGGCCGAGTTGAAAGATCTGCTCTTACAAGTGTCTATGGGGCTCAAATACATCCACAGCTCAGGCCTCGTACACCTGGATATCAAACCAAGTAAGTCTCACTGAGCACATCCCCATTAAATTCTTGTAACGACCAGTCCAAACCTTAAGTCTCCTGTGCCTGAAAATCTTTCTTGTTTCACCCCCTTTGCAGGTAATATATTCATTTGCCACCGTCCCAGCACAAGTGCAGCGGATGAAggggagagtgaggaggaagatgacCAAAGCGCTTCAGCAGGAGTCATTTACAAAATTGGTATTGtatcttgaataaaaacagattatcACTAGAATCACACTTAcatatggtatttttgtagtttggctaaATGTAATGTCTTTAGCGTTGGATACATTTCTCCCTTAATTGTTGTTTGCCCTCAGGTCTGagtctatttttctttttggcagGGGATCTGGGTCATGTGACCTCAACCAGCAGTCCTCAAGTTGAGGAAGGGGACAGCCGCTTTCTGGCCAAAGAGGTCCTGCATGAGGTAAAAACGTTGGCAAAGCATTtggcatgaaaagaaaagtaggCTTGGGTTGATTGCACCTCACTGTCGGTTAAAGGctagtgtgtagcatttagggggctctattggcagaaatggaattaaattgataaaatatgttttcttttctctagaATTAACTCAAAATAAGAATCTGCTCTAGATGGGGTAATTCCTGTTAGTGCATCGACCACCGCAGTTCTCCTACACGCACCGCGAGATGTAGCCAGATCATACACACTgcgttattttaaatgttttggtccagctgtatttgcattgttttaagtgttttatttctgaAGTCTCTCTGCTCTCTAGGAGTACAGCCACCTGCCAAAGGCAGACATCTTCGCTCTGGGCCTTACGATCCTGCTGGCAGCCGGTGCTCCTGCTCTGCCTCAAAATGGAGATGAGTGGCACAGCCTAAGAGAGGGGATGCTCCCCAAACTGCCAAAGGAGCTATCGCCTCCCTTCAGAGTCCTACTTCAGGTGCTCTTATTTCTGggctgatttgtttttgttaagtagtttgattatttaaataaagatatttttttactttacattagCATAGcttgttaaaaatgtatttttccctCTTTGCGTCAGTCGTTGCTGGACCCAGACCTGACGAAGCGTCCCTCTGCCAGGGAGCTGTGCAAACACACGGTCTTGCGGGAGGAGAGGACTGGGAGGGTGGCGGCTCAGCTACGCAGAGAGCTCAATGTAGAGAAGTTCAGGACAGCCATGCTCGAaaagtaaggggagggggggggggggggagaacatggagagtttttttttaccttgcaTCAACAGTCACGCCCCCCCCTTCCTCAGCATTAATTCAGTTAAAAGCATTCACttatttccttgttttctccACAGAGAGCTCCAGGAGGCTCGTCAGGCAGTTTTGTCGCCCCAGCAGCTCCTCTGTCCTGGGCTGAAACCTACCAAGATGGGGTCCCTACCCAGAGCTGGAAGGAGGCTTGTTGGCGGGAAGACGGCGCGATCCATGAGCTTCGGTTGCTCGGGTTATGGCGTCTGACGGGACGTCATGATACCCACGTGCCTGTCCTTTGCTTGGATGATACGTGACTCCTTCTGCAACCAGGCTGTGGTAAAATTGAATAGGAGGTCTCTCGGAGAGGACCGAATGACAATAGACAGCAACGATTTTGAGGGATGACGGGACATAACGGAATTGAAAGACCTATTAATCTTCAGAGTAATGCAGAGCtgtggtttgtgtttttaaaggactCATCTGACTCACTCAAACCCCTTTCAATTGATTCTCTGGCAGAGGCAAGATGTGACTGCTGCAGAccaatgttcttcttttttttaaactgtaaataaacattttaagcaTTTTATCAGatggagtttctttttttcttaatccaGTTAGTTTTGCAAATCTGAACTCTTGACTCGTATAATCCAAAAAGCACAGGGGATTTTCCACTGGCTCTTATCTGGAACTGCAGCCAACTGTGTGACAGACTATAGTGGTGGATTCAGGAAGTAGCTATGAGCCATCAATTCATTGTTTTGAGAACAGGTCACGTGATTTCACCGTGACCTGTAGTAATGCAGTAATTTAAAACTGGTTACATGTAAGTGACTTTGGGTAACTATCCGTAATATAAAGTCAAACATGTGGAAGTCCAAAAGATACATCAAAAACACACTGCACACGTTCTTTCATGTCTTGGCAGTTTGAGGAAGactattttcatttaaaatgtctgttCCATCCGATAACTTTATTAATAATCTCCAGTGTTGTTGCCGGTTTTGAGAGTTTCTGTTTAGCGTTGTCCGACTGTGCTTGAAAGCGACTGTGCTTGAAAGCACCATGAGGCATTAAAGGACCTCCCCACAAAACTCTGCTCATGCACCACCACAACTGGACGAGCTGCTGTTGTTGAGCATATCAGCGCTCTATGGCGCATTACTAATCGGCAGTTGTTTGTAGGAGTTAAAAAGCTGAAGCCCCCGGCGTAACAAACTAATGTGAGTACGATAAACCACGCTAACAAACGTCAACTTTATTCTCGACATTTAAGGTGAGCTAATGTAGCGTTGATAACTTAAGTTAGCATTAGCTCATATTCCTAGCCAGTTTCTCCGGCGGCATCCTGACAACTTATTCCGTAAATATGACGTAgttagttgttgttgtggcgTTAGTTGATAAGTTAAATTAATcacatgtgtgttctttgttcagACGGATGTTAGTCCTCGAACCCCTTTTGCTCTTTTATAAAACCTAACTTCGTGTAGCTAGCTGACGGCAACTTTCCAGTGAGTCTCTTTAAGCGGACATTTCTAACGGTAACCcccctaaataaataaaaaagaccgCAGAGTGATTGTCGATGGAGGACCTGGGGAATCTGAGCACTGGGCAAAACGGCGCCTTGGTCATTCTGGCCTTCCTCCAAGCCGACTGTCGGACTTCAGAGTACGGGAAGGAGCTCCTCTCCCTGGGCGAGGATTTTAATCTCACCCGGGACGTCCACTCCAGTGGCTTCAGGAGAGACGTGCTGGAGGATGGAGACCTCGAAACGGACGGTCACGTGTCCAGTTGCATCACGCCTGCTTTCCGTGACATTCAGCCCTCAGTGGAACTGCAGTGGCCTCGTGAGTAGCTGTACTAGGCTCGTATACAGGTGATGTTTTAGAGTCTGTGACTAACATGTGGTTTCACACACATGTGAACTCATGTCATGTAGAAGTTATCCCACTTTATCACAGCCAAAGTTGTTTTTCAGTTATAGTAATGAAACCACTTGTGTCTTTAAGGGACAGCAGGAAGTGACGTATGTTAACCATTTCATGTAATTGGTGACTCAATTAATTCAAACTCAGATCCTCATTCAAACATCTTCTCACTTGTGATATATGTGGGATATTGGTGTCCAGAATATTGAAATTGATCAAATGAAGGTACATTGCCTCAAAGTAATTCATGGAAACGTATATTTCTTCATCTGTCTCTTTAATCCAGAAACAAACATGTTCTGATTAGTGTACTGATCTCTTTTTCCTGTAGGGAACCATGCAGAGGCAGCAGATCTTCAGCAGATCGCAGAAGGGCTGAGAGAAATCGCAGACCAGCTTGAACACAATGTCGTAGCTGAGGCTACCCGGAACCTCAGCAGGAACATATCGACCTCCCCCTCCGAGGTGAGTCTACTAGGGGGGGTGTTGATGTTGTGATGGCGATTGTCTGATAATAGATGGGACTATATGGGTCAAAGTTACCAAGAGCAGAAAAACAAACTATTGTGTGTGGTGGTGTATAACAAGGAGATCGCCACATCCAGATTTTGTATCTTGCTATTTAACTGTTATTATACGTTTCAACTGAAAATAAGTTTAGCTGAGGCAGTAGGCCACCCAGGTACGGCATTATCTTGTGATCAATTCAGTTTGTTGTTGATGGCCTAAGTGATAGCCACgtttattaaataaatggccTTTGTGTGTTAAATAGTGCATTTGCTCTTTGCCCTTGACAGTTAATATTCAATTGAAGCTACTACAAGGGACTTTCTTTGTGTTGATTTAGGTGCTTCCTGTGGAGAAAAGTGTAaaatgcagtaaaatgagagggtTACTAAAGAGATTCTGAAGCTCGTAAAAACTGGTTCTGTTCTCCGgtgcctcccttcccttcaGTGGGGCCAGCGGTAGGACCTGGGTttccagcagcgtggtgtcaTTATTGGTTTCCAGTCTGAGTGAAAGGACTTCCTGGTGAACCTGCATTGATCTAATCTACCGGTGGCAATGACGAGCATTAAGAAAAACTACATAGACCACTAATCTTGTCTCTGATGGTCCTGTTTACGTAAGGAGGTCATATAGAGTCATCAGTAATACATTGAGacggtttcataaccagttaaaagtttcTCACAGTAACCTTAAAGGGTATTTTGATTTCATAGTTTGGGGGGTTTTGTTTGAGGATAGGTGAGGACCCATGTCCACTGTACAACACTTTGGGAAACCCTGAgtgattatattttatttgcattatcgGTAGGTATTCCATAATGTTGCGAGAACACCGTTACCTCACAGATTTACTTGCTACTAGGTGGGCAAGATATGCAATTTATTTATGCCACCCAAAAAAGCTCattgcaacattttatttttgccacAGGAACTACACATTTGAGTTCCATAATAAAgcaatgtgtgtatatactgagATTAGCTGTATGTATTTGATAAATTAATTGCCAGATGTGCAATTTCCCTTTTATTAGCACTTCAAAAGACCTATTTGTATAGATATTTACATGAATGAAAGCATCTTTGCATCCAGTTCACGCCAAGATGTTTGTGACTCAAATTTAGAATCGAAACTTCAAAAGATTATAGACTAAAGATGTTGCTGCTCAGGTCATCTTACTTCATTTGTACTCAACCGGTTACGGTGTACAACGCCTCTCAACCACAGCCTTACCTTCATGTACCAATTGATCCCTTTGGTTCACTTGTGCTTTCCAGCAGTGGAAAGATCACCTAACGTGTGAGGTGGACCGAGTGATGAGGCGGGGCGTGGGCCTGGAGCATCTACCCCAGGAGCGCGTCATTGTGGCCCTCACGCTCACCCTGGTGAAGGGAGTGTGCGAGCAGACCCCTCGGCTGCTGAGGAACCTGTTCGACGCCGTGCTGCGGTACTTCAACCCGGTGACTCTCTGAGCTGCAGGCTG
Above is a genomic segment from Cyclopterus lumpus isolate fCycLum1 chromosome 6, fCycLum1.pri, whole genome shotgun sequence containing:
- the wee2 gene encoding wee1-like protein kinase 2, which encodes MASLFGEISQQLDFTSCGEEGSSSDNSSDDCTFRIHSPRIHSPRIHSPRIHSPSSGCRTPRGQNHRSRSNTVCSPLQCTSPIPYASWSKLRLCDSPSTPKSLLSKSSQPCSSTKTGRPQRTLCFASVAAANLIQAPFVNVNPFTPDTVRRNSEQQWNNRCRSDNDDDYGRRLKHSLTSSEEDDEAFLPPKRRAVQAFMLSRYESEFLELECIGVGEFGAVYKCVKRLDGCLYAIKRSRRPLAGSTNEQLALKEVYAHAVLGHHPHVVRYYSAWAEDDHMIIQNEYCDGGSLSDVIVMKKVQDELFSEAELKDLLLQVSMGLKYIHSSGLVHLDIKPSNIFICHRPSTSAADEGESEEEDDQSASAGVIYKIGDLGHVTSTSSPQVEEGDSRFLAKEVLHEEYSHLPKADIFALGLTILLAAGAPALPQNGDEWHSLREGMLPKLPKELSPPFRVLLQSLLDPDLTKRPSARELCKHTVLREERTGRVAAQLRRELNVEKFRTAMLEKELQEARQAVLSPQQLLCPGLKPTKMGSLPRAGRRLVGGKTARSMSFGCSGYGV
- the bida gene encoding BH3 interacting domain death agonist, translating into MEDLGNLSTGQNGALVILAFLQADCRTSEYGKELLSLGEDFNLTRDVHSSGFRRDVLEDGDLETDGHVSSCITPAFRDIQPSVELQWPRNHAEAADLQQIAEGLREIADQLEHNVVAEATRNLSRNISTSPSEQWKDHLTCEVDRVMRRGVGLEHLPQERVIVALTLTLVKGVCEQTPRLLRNLFDAVLRYFNPVTL